One stretch of Pseudomonas azotoformans DNA includes these proteins:
- the moeB gene encoding molybdopterin-synthase adenylyltransferase MoeB, whose amino-acid sequence MDVLRPEALEQIYAHASRSYPEECCGFVFADGSVYLGSNIQNELHRKNPEIYPRSAANGYTFSVADTLLLSKALRSDNPVVVIYHSHPDVGAYFSDEDEDKALFIGEPIYPVSYLVVDVRQGQALGSKLFAWDGKHFALQPFNDLHTELSMNAVSFPDILVRVAKLPESTLEGAGSTLREVIENLCSSHPQLRAHLFHEKNNQLKEHFLFTAEEELVGADDPLPEKARIEVLLATSGGMDVDALSNEEVQRYVRHITLPGVGREGQLNLKKAKVLIIGTGGLGSPISLYLAAAGVGTLGLVDFDVVESSNLQRQIVHGNSTLGMPKVESAKQRLQDLNRHIQINAHDTALNADNALELVGAYDLVIDGTDNFDTRYLVNDACVQLGKPLVYGAIYRFDGQISVLNYKGGPCYRCLFPSAPPAELAPNCSAGGVIGVLPGVVGMIQATEAIKLLIGIGEPLSGRLMRFDALAMKFSEIRFKRRANCPCCSELRHSESVAPAVCTDAVPSQPSLAEERYIKPRVLKQLLEHPRSVDVLLDVRDASELEVCKLPGVVHIPLAELDDQLDRLSRDNTHYLICYAGTRAEQAASTLLAAGFANTKVLQGGMKHWVRDVEPDMPLY is encoded by the coding sequence ATGGACGTCCTCCGCCCCGAAGCCCTGGAACAGATCTACGCCCACGCCAGCCGCAGCTACCCCGAGGAGTGCTGTGGTTTTGTCTTCGCCGACGGCAGCGTGTACCTGGGCAGCAATATCCAGAACGAGCTGCACCGCAAGAACCCCGAGATATATCCGCGCAGCGCCGCCAACGGCTACACATTCTCGGTGGCCGACACCCTGCTGCTGAGCAAGGCGTTGCGCAGCGACAACCCGGTGGTGGTGATCTATCACTCTCACCCGGATGTCGGCGCCTATTTCAGCGACGAAGACGAGGACAAGGCGCTGTTCATTGGTGAGCCGATCTACCCCGTCAGCTACCTGGTGGTCGACGTTCGCCAGGGCCAGGCCCTCGGCTCCAAGCTGTTTGCCTGGGATGGCAAGCATTTCGCCCTTCAACCTTTCAACGACCTGCACACGGAGTTGTCCATGAACGCTGTCTCTTTCCCCGACATTCTGGTTCGCGTGGCCAAGCTGCCGGAATCGACCCTCGAGGGCGCCGGATCGACATTGCGCGAAGTCATTGAAAACCTCTGCAGCAGCCACCCGCAGTTGCGCGCGCACCTGTTCCACGAAAAGAACAACCAGCTCAAGGAACACTTCCTGTTTACCGCCGAGGAAGAGTTGGTGGGCGCCGACGACCCACTGCCGGAAAAAGCCCGCATCGAAGTACTGCTCGCCACCTCGGGCGGCATGGATGTCGACGCACTGAGCAATGAAGAAGTGCAACGCTACGTGCGCCACATCACCCTGCCCGGCGTGGGCCGCGAAGGCCAGTTGAATCTCAAGAAAGCCAAGGTGCTGATCATCGGCACCGGTGGCCTGGGCTCACCGATCAGCCTGTACCTGGCAGCGGCCGGCGTCGGCACCCTGGGGCTGGTGGACTTTGATGTGGTGGAAAGCAGCAACCTGCAACGCCAGATCGTCCACGGCAACAGCACCCTCGGCATGCCCAAGGTCGAGTCCGCCAAGCAACGCCTGCAAGACCTCAACCGTCATATCCAGATCAACGCCCACGACACCGCCCTGAATGCCGATAACGCCCTGGAACTGGTGGGCGCCTACGACCTGGTGATCGACGGCACCGACAATTTCGACACGCGCTACCTGGTCAACGACGCCTGCGTGCAGCTGGGCAAGCCCTTGGTATACGGCGCCATCTACCGCTTCGACGGGCAGATCAGCGTGCTCAACTATAAAGGTGGGCCGTGCTACCGCTGCCTGTTCCCCAGCGCGCCGCCCGCCGAACTTGCCCCCAACTGCAGTGCAGGGGGCGTGATCGGCGTGTTGCCCGGTGTGGTCGGGATGATCCAGGCGACCGAGGCCATCAAGCTGTTGATCGGCATTGGCGAACCGCTGTCCGGCCGTTTAATGCGCTTCGATGCGCTGGCGATGAAGTTCAGCGAGATCCGCTTCAAGCGCCGTGCCAACTGCCCGTGCTGCTCCGAACTGCGCCATAGCGAAAGCGTGGCACCGGCTGTCTGTACAGACGCTGTGCCCAGCCAGCCGTCCCTGGCCGAAGAGCGCTACATAAAGCCCCGTGTACTCAAGCAATTGCTCGAACACCCGCGCAGCGTCGATGTGTTGCTGGACGTGCGTGATGCCAGCGAACTGGAGGTGTGTAAATTACCGGGCGTGGTGCATATCCCCCTGGCCGAACTGGACGATCAGCTCGACCGCCTCAGCCGGGACAACACCCACTACCTGATCTGCTACGCCGGCACCCGCGCCGAACAAGCCGCCAGTACCTTGCTGGCGGCGGGTTTCGCCAATACCAAAGTCCTGCAGGGCGGCATGAAGCATTGGGTTCGCGACGTCGAACCCGACATGCCGTTGTATTGA
- a CDS encoding alpha/beta fold hydrolase, translating to MQSSSKLFPVALISAERRGDLSEDVYRLKPGNSPDGTVELAVTRLGLADVPENRGVAVILLHGSFSNRRFWYSPKGIGLGAYLARQGFDVWIPEMRGHGLSKRNHDYARNRVADYARYDLPAIGAFVREQSGQVPHWIGHSLGGTSLAAALGGQHLGAPAVASVALFGCQVSRTHWPLKLPPVEWTGRLLLKRFGEVSGSRLKRGPEDEPAGVMIEAMRWNGLFGRFGEGKNDWWKGLTDVDVPLLAVSAAGDHQDPDWACRKLFEQVGSEHRQYLCLGRQQGFTEDFGHVEMLVSKAAQAEVWPLVAQWLNDPLTPLFGVQPEVLATV from the coding sequence ATGCAAAGCAGCAGCAAACTGTTTCCCGTCGCCCTGATCAGCGCTGAACGTCGTGGCGACCTGAGTGAAGACGTGTACCGCCTCAAGCCCGGTAACAGCCCCGACGGCACCGTCGAGCTGGCGGTTACCCGTTTGGGCCTGGCCGATGTCCCGGAAAACCGGGGCGTAGCGGTTATTTTATTGCATGGCAGTTTTTCCAATCGGCGCTTCTGGTATTCGCCCAAAGGCATCGGCCTGGGGGCTTACCTGGCCCGCCAGGGCTTCGATGTGTGGATCCCGGAAATGCGTGGTCATGGTTTGTCCAAGCGCAATCATGACTACGCACGCAACCGCGTCGCTGACTATGCGCGCTACGACTTGCCGGCCATTGGTGCGTTTGTGCGCGAGCAAAGCGGGCAGGTTCCCCACTGGATCGGCCATTCCCTGGGTGGCACCAGCCTGGCCGCAGCGCTGGGTGGGCAGCACCTTGGCGCACCAGCCGTGGCTTCGGTGGCGTTGTTCGGCTGCCAGGTCAGCCGCACCCACTGGCCGTTGAAACTGCCACCGGTGGAGTGGACGGGGCGCTTGCTCTTGAAACGCTTCGGCGAAGTGTCTGGCTCGCGCCTCAAGCGTGGCCCGGAGGACGAGCCGGCGGGTGTGATGATCGAGGCCATGCGCTGGAACGGCCTGTTTGGCCGCTTTGGCGAAGGCAAGAACGACTGGTGGAAAGGCCTGACAGACGTGGATGTGCCGTTGCTGGCCGTCAGTGCTGCCGGCGATCATCAGGATCCCGATTGGGCGTGTCGCAAGCTGTTCGAGCAGGTCGGCTCCGAGCACCGTCAATACCTGTGTCTCGGCCGCCAGCAAGGGTTTACCGAGGATTTCGGGCACGTTGAAATGCTCGTCAGCAAAGCTGCACAGGCCGAAGTGTGGCCGCTGGTGGCGCAATGGCTTAACGACCCGCTCACACCCTTGTTCGGCGTGCAGCCCGAGGTGTTGGCCACGGTTTGA
- a CDS encoding DMT family transporter, translating to MAGLITSVMFLIVCLSWGTTWLGIKIAVESVPPLTSAGLRFLIAFPLFLCFAMVRREPILFPRESRWFFVFVTLSYFSVPYYLLNYGEMHVSSGLTALLFSCMPVFILIFSALFLRERIYFSQVVGIGIGFGSLYMIIKSQGLHLDHAEFFGVLAILTAAIMHALCYVITKQKGSAISVITYNTLPIGIAGLMLFVAGLWFEAPTFEAITLRSWGALFYLGLVASVGGFIVYFMLLKRLSPIILSFVFIIFPVFAVIIGAWYEGVSISRDLMLYSAILLAGFAITKLPVEKLLAKKN from the coding sequence CTGGCCGGGCTGATCACCAGCGTGATGTTCCTGATCGTGTGCCTGAGTTGGGGCACCACGTGGCTGGGTATCAAGATTGCCGTGGAGAGCGTGCCGCCGCTGACCTCCGCCGGCCTGCGCTTCCTCATCGCCTTTCCGCTGTTCCTGTGTTTTGCCATGGTGCGCCGCGAACCGATCCTGTTTCCCCGCGAGAGTCGCTGGTTCTTCGTGTTCGTGACCCTGTCCTACTTCAGCGTGCCCTACTACCTGCTCAACTACGGCGAGATGCATGTCTCGTCCGGCCTCACCGCGCTGCTGTTCAGTTGTATGCCGGTGTTCATCCTGATTTTCTCCGCGCTGTTCCTGCGCGAACGCATCTACTTTTCCCAGGTGGTCGGTATCGGTATCGGCTTCGGCAGCCTCTACATGATCATCAAGAGCCAGGGCCTGCACCTGGACCACGCCGAGTTCTTCGGGGTACTGGCAATTCTGACCGCCGCGATCATGCATGCCTTGTGCTACGTCATCACCAAGCAGAAAGGCAGCGCCATCAGCGTGATCACCTACAACACCCTGCCCATCGGTATTGCCGGGCTGATGCTGTTCGTCGCCGGGCTGTGGTTTGAAGCGCCGACCTTCGAAGCCATCACCCTACGGTCGTGGGGTGCGCTGTTCTACCTGGGGCTGGTGGCCTCGGTGGGTGGGTTCATCGTGTACTTCATGCTGCTCAAGCGCTTGAGCCCGATCATCCTGTCGTTCGTGTTCATCATCTTCCCGGTGTTCGCGGTGATCATCGGCGCCTGGTACGAAGGCGTGTCGATTTCCCGCGACCTGATGCTGTACTCGGCCATCCTGCTGGCCGGCTTTGCGATCACCAAGTTGCCGGTTGAAAAACTCCTGGCCAAGAAAAATTGA
- the prpD gene encoding 2-methylcitrate dehydratase, protein MSANVDQNNRPDYDQVLQDIADYVLTYRIDSQAALDTARNCLMDTLGCGLLALRFPECTKHLGPMVEGTVVPFGARVPGTSFRLDPIKAAWDIGCIVRWLDYNDTWLAAEWGHPSDNLGGILAVADHLSQKRIANGDAPLTMRAVLEAMIMAHEIQGVIALENSFNRVGLDHVLLVKVASTAVTAKLMGANREQLLAALSHAFVDGQALRTYRHAPNAGSRKSWAAGDASSRGVRLADIAMRGEMGIPGVLSAPQWGFYDVLFSHTNKDLALKPQDKRGFSLSQPYGTYVMENVLFKISFPAEFHAQTACEAAVTLHPLVKDRLQEIERIVITTHESAIRIISKVGQLANAADRDHCLQYMTAVPLAFGNLVAEQYEDEFHAAHPIIDALRDKMVIVEDPRYSREYLEADKRSIANAVQVFFKDGTHTEQVAVEYPIGHRRRRVEGIPLLEDKFKANLATRFTAQRSAEIFALCKDPARLEATAVNRFVDAWVI, encoded by the coding sequence ATGAGCGCCAACGTCGACCAGAACAACCGTCCCGACTACGACCAGGTCCTGCAGGACATCGCCGATTATGTCCTCACTTACCGGATCGATTCCCAGGCCGCGTTGGACACCGCCCGCAACTGCCTGATGGACACCTTGGGTTGCGGCCTGCTGGCCCTGCGTTTCCCAGAGTGCACCAAGCACCTGGGGCCGATGGTCGAGGGCACGGTGGTGCCGTTTGGCGCTCGTGTACCGGGTACTTCGTTCCGGCTGGACCCGATCAAGGCCGCGTGGGACATCGGCTGCATCGTGCGCTGGCTCGATTACAACGACACCTGGCTCGCCGCCGAGTGGGGCCACCCATCGGACAACCTCGGCGGTATTCTCGCCGTAGCGGACCATCTGTCGCAAAAGCGTATAGCCAACGGTGACGCACCGCTGACGATGCGCGCGGTGCTGGAAGCGATGATCATGGCCCACGAAATCCAAGGCGTGATTGCCCTGGAAAACTCGTTCAACCGTGTCGGCCTCGACCATGTGCTGCTGGTCAAAGTCGCCTCCACGGCCGTGACCGCCAAGCTGATGGGCGCCAACCGCGAGCAACTGCTGGCGGCCTTGTCCCACGCGTTTGTCGATGGGCAGGCGTTGCGCACGTATCGGCATGCGCCGAATGCCGGGTCGCGCAAGTCCTGGGCGGCGGGAGATGCCTCCAGCCGGGGTGTGCGCCTGGCGGATATTGCGATGCGTGGCGAAATGGGCATCCCCGGTGTGCTGAGCGCGCCGCAGTGGGGCTTCTACGACGTACTGTTCAGCCACACCAACAAGGACCTGGCGCTCAAACCCCAGGACAAGCGCGGGTTCAGCCTGTCCCAGCCCTACGGCACCTATGTGATGGAGAACGTGCTGTTCAAGATCAGCTTCCCCGCCGAGTTCCATGCGCAAACGGCCTGCGAAGCGGCGGTGACCTTGCATCCGTTGGTCAAGGATCGCCTGCAGGAAATCGAACGTATCGTGATCACCACCCATGAGTCGGCAATTCGCATCATCTCCAAGGTCGGGCAACTGGCCAACGCTGCTGACCGTGACCACTGCCTGCAATACATGACCGCCGTGCCGTTGGCGTTCGGCAATCTGGTGGCCGAGCAGTACGAAGACGAATTCCACGCCGCCCATCCGATCATCGACGCGCTGCGGGACAAAATGGTCATCGTCGAAGACCCACGCTACAGCCGCGAATACCTGGAGGCTGACAAGCGCTCCATTGCCAACGCGGTGCAGGTGTTCTTCAAGGACGGCACGCATACCGAACAGGTGGCGGTGGAGTACCCGATCGGCCATCGCCGCCGTCGGGTGGAGGGCATCCCGTTGCTGGAGGATAAGTTCAAGGCCAACCTGGCCACGCGGTTTACCGCGCAGCGCAGTGCCGAGATTTTTGCGTTGTGCAAGGACCCGGCACGGCTTGAGGCGACTGCGGTGAATCGGTTTGTGGACGCGTGGGTGATCTGA
- a CDS encoding serine O-acetyltransferase, with amino-acid sequence MGGFIDMQQLHDELLTHLIKTLTPAQMKQLEPHLAPLVQNAAQAVAEDLIAYAYRDPASRGRGELILESYASFKAVLYYRLAHLVWHFPDRTNGVFSRIALKLSNQGKVLSGAEIHPAARIGRRFVLDHGYGTVIGETCEIGNDCYILCGVTLGARGIANNPDGKRHPRLGNNVEVGSGARVLGYVLIGDNVFISPSCVITQDVPAGTKVKVVNQIQLQKNDESDHSNYLGAFALDERLHVVGEINASHKVTVLDADFHPLPGLMLEPTVKERHHLQFRLHRIESGNQLPRLPLNLKVCGPEFEITLLSPPGLSAMVRSLLQASPLIVGG; translated from the coding sequence ATGGGTGGCTTTATCGACATGCAACAGTTGCACGATGAGTTGCTGACTCACCTCATCAAGACCCTCACGCCGGCACAGATGAAACAGCTGGAGCCGCATCTGGCGCCGCTGGTACAGAATGCCGCCCAGGCGGTGGCCGAGGATTTGATCGCCTACGCCTACCGCGACCCGGCATCCCGTGGGCGCGGTGAGCTGATCCTGGAGTCCTACGCGTCGTTCAAGGCGGTGCTGTATTACCGGCTGGCGCACCTGGTGTGGCATTTCCCCGACCGCACCAACGGCGTCTTCTCGCGTATCGCCCTCAAGCTGAGCAACCAGGGCAAGGTGCTTTCCGGGGCCGAGATCCACCCGGCGGCGCGCATTGGTCGGCGCTTTGTACTGGATCACGGCTACGGCACCGTAATCGGCGAAACGTGTGAGATCGGCAACGACTGCTACATCCTCTGCGGCGTGACCCTGGGCGCCCGTGGCATCGCCAACAACCCCGACGGCAAGCGCCACCCACGCCTGGGCAATAACGTCGAGGTTGGTTCCGGCGCCCGCGTGCTCGGCTATGTACTGATCGGCGACAACGTGTTTATCAGCCCCTCCTGCGTGATCACCCAGGATGTGCCCGCCGGCACCAAAGTGAAGGTGGTGAACCAGATCCAACTGCAAAAAAACGACGAGTCGGACCACAGCAATTACCTCGGCGCCTTTGCCCTGGATGAGCGTCTGCACGTGGTCGGCGAGATCAATGCGAGCCACAAGGTCACGGTGCTGGACGCCGACTTCCATCCCTTGCCCGGGCTGATGCTGGAGCCCACGGTGAAGGAGCGTCACCACCTGCAATTTCGCCTGCATCGCATCGAGTCGGGTAACCAGCTGCCACGCCTGCCGCTGAACCTGAAGGTCTGCGGCCCGGAATTTGAAATCACCCTGCTTTCCCCGCCTGGCTTGAGTGCGATGGTGCGTTCCCTGTTGCAAGCCAGCCCATTGATCGTTGGAGGTTGA
- the rraA gene encoding ribonuclease E activity regulator RraA, producing the protein MNHYVTPDLCDAYPELVQVLEPMFSNFGGRDSFGGEIVTIKCFEDNSLVKEQADQPGAGKVLVVDGGGSLRRALLGDMIAEKAAKNGWEGLVIYGCIRDVDVIAQTDLGVQALASHPMKTDKRGIGDLNVVVTFAGVTFRPGEYIYADNNGVIVSPSPLKMPE; encoded by the coding sequence ATGAACCATTACGTGACCCCCGACCTGTGCGACGCCTACCCGGAGCTGGTGCAGGTGCTTGAGCCGATGTTCAGCAACTTCGGCGGCCGAGATTCCTTCGGTGGCGAGATCGTCACCATCAAGTGTTTCGAAGATAACTCGCTGGTCAAGGAACAGGCAGACCAGCCTGGCGCCGGCAAGGTACTGGTGGTCGACGGTGGTGGTTCCCTGCGCCGTGCGTTGCTGGGTGACATGATCGCCGAGAAGGCCGCGAAAAACGGCTGGGAAGGGCTGGTGATCTACGGCTGCATCCGTGACGTCGATGTGATCGCCCAGACCGACCTGGGTGTGCAGGCCCTGGCCAGTCATCCGATGAAGACCGACAAGCGTGGCATCGGCGACTTGAATGTGGTGGTCACGTTTGCGGGCGTGACGTTCCGTCCGGGTGAATACATCTACGCCGACAATAACGGTGTGATCGTGTCGCCCAGCCCGCTGAAAATGCCTGAATAA
- a CDS encoding aminotransferase-like domain-containing protein produces the protein MAVKTNIDMVSIMREGLSNGQGVKYKRLSDVMERGILEGLIEPGRKLPPHRVLSDNLGVTIGTISRAYGELERLGLVVARVGDGTFVRKRGMERQRDEGFRNFSEEPRQYFDMSRNMHIPGQETVFLAQSFQTLSTNAKFLQDISAYTPDAGLPRYREAGAQWLVQRDFHPIPEQVICVNGGQHGLLCSMMALLRAGDTVVTEQLTYPGLITAARMLGIRLIGLEMDEEGVLPSALDEVCRNHRISALYCTPTIQNPTTAVLSVARREALVKVCREHNLLILEDEAHGVLVEDRPPPLSHFAPERTILISSLSKAVSAGLRVGYVHAPPALVSRISAALRSTCWMATPVTLELATQWIENGTAEYLLRQQINEISRRKALVRDLLTGLEYRTHLNSPHFWIEVPEPWRASEIEAELKQNNYLIATAEAFAVGQTAVPQFIRASICNTSGDDQLLRAGFDALATALGQGGGRFQL, from the coding sequence ATGGCTGTCAAAACAAATATTGACATGGTGTCAATTATGCGTGAGGGGTTGTCCAACGGGCAGGGCGTGAAGTACAAGCGCCTGTCCGATGTCATGGAGCGGGGCATCCTTGAAGGTCTGATTGAGCCAGGAAGAAAACTGCCGCCCCATCGGGTGCTTTCCGACAATCTTGGCGTCACGATCGGCACCATCAGCCGCGCCTATGGCGAACTCGAACGCCTGGGCCTGGTGGTGGCGCGAGTCGGTGACGGCACTTTCGTGCGCAAGCGAGGGATGGAGCGCCAGCGCGATGAAGGCTTTCGCAACTTCAGCGAAGAACCGCGCCAATACTTCGACATGAGCCGGAATATGCACATCCCGGGGCAGGAGACGGTGTTCCTGGCCCAGAGCTTCCAAACCCTGTCGACCAACGCCAAGTTCCTCCAGGACATCAGTGCCTACACGCCAGACGCTGGTCTGCCGCGCTACCGTGAAGCCGGTGCGCAATGGCTGGTGCAGCGCGATTTTCATCCGATCCCCGAGCAGGTCATCTGCGTCAACGGCGGCCAGCACGGCTTGCTCTGCTCGATGATGGCGCTGTTGCGGGCTGGCGATACGGTGGTCACTGAACAGCTGACTTATCCCGGCCTGATCACCGCCGCGCGCATGCTGGGTATCCGGCTGATCGGTCTGGAGATGGACGAAGAAGGCGTGCTGCCGAGCGCGCTGGACGAAGTCTGTCGTAATCACCGGATTTCAGCGCTGTACTGCACGCCCACCATCCAGAACCCCACCACCGCTGTGCTCTCGGTGGCGCGTCGCGAAGCGCTGGTCAAAGTCTGTCGCGAACACAACCTGCTGATTCTTGAGGACGAAGCCCACGGTGTCCTGGTGGAAGACCGACCGCCGCCCCTCAGCCATTTCGCCCCTGAGCGTACGATTTTGATCAGCAGCCTGAGCAAGGCGGTGTCCGCCGGGCTGCGTGTGGGCTATGTGCATGCGCCGCCCGCGCTGGTCAGCCGTATTTCGGCGGCCCTGCGTTCGACCTGCTGGATGGCCACGCCCGTCACCCTCGAGCTGGCGACCCAGTGGATCGAAAACGGCACGGCGGAATACCTGCTGCGCCAGCAGATCAACGAGATCAGCCGCCGCAAGGCGCTGGTCCGCGACCTGCTGACGGGCCTGGAATACCGCACCCATCTCAACAGCCCGCACTTCTGGATAGAAGTGCCGGAGCCATGGCGGGCGTCGGAGATCGAGGCCGAACTCAAGCAGAACAATTACCTGATCGCCACCGCCGAGGCCTTTGCCGTGGGGCAGACGGCGGTGCCGCAGTTCATCCGGGCGAGTATCTGCAATACGTCGGGGGATGATCAGTTGTTGCGGGCGGGGTTTGATGCGCTGGCCACGGCGCTGGGGCAGGGGGGAGGAAGGTTTCAGCTGTAG
- a CDS encoding alanyl-tRNA editing protein: MSVHTMETLALFDSAPYQNAFSARVIAVSEHGVALEHTLFYPTGGGQPGDTGHLTLADGTRVDVTGTVRDPVQRSIIWHQVEHCPEQLTAGVQVDAGLDWERRYQHMKMHTCLHLLCSIIDAPVTGCSISADKGRLDFDLPEMTLDKDSITRDLNTLIEQAHPVKTLSMPATEYATLLQITRTQAVAPPMIQGAVRVIEIAGIDIQPCGGTHVLNTEEIGRVFCEKIEKKSKHNRRVILRFE, encoded by the coding sequence ATGTCCGTGCACACCATGGAAACCCTGGCGCTGTTCGACAGCGCGCCCTACCAGAACGCCTTCAGCGCCCGGGTGATTGCCGTCAGCGAACACGGCGTCGCCCTGGAACACACGTTGTTCTACCCCACCGGGGGCGGGCAGCCAGGCGACACGGGGCACCTCACCCTGGCGGACGGTACGCGGGTCGACGTGACCGGCACAGTGCGCGACCCTGTGCAGCGCTCGATCATATGGCACCAGGTGGAACACTGCCCCGAGCAATTGACCGCCGGGGTGCAGGTGGACGCCGGCCTCGACTGGGAGCGGCGCTACCAGCACATGAAGATGCACACCTGCCTGCACCTGTTGTGCTCGATCATCGACGCGCCGGTCACCGGATGCAGCATCAGCGCGGACAAAGGCCGCCTGGACTTCGACCTGCCGGAAATGACCCTCGACAAAGACAGCATCACCCGCGATCTCAACACGTTGATCGAACAGGCCCACCCGGTAAAAACCCTGTCGATGCCCGCCACCGAGTACGCCACGCTATTGCAGATCACCCGCACACAGGCGGTGGCACCGCCGATGATCCAAGGGGCAGTCCGGGTGATTGAGATTGCCGGCATTGATATCCAGCCGTGTGGCGGCACCCATGTGCTCAACACCGAAGAAATCGGCAGGGTGTTCTGCGAGAAGATCGAAAAGAAGAGCAAGCACAACCGCCGGGTGATTTTGCGGTTTGAATGA
- a CDS encoding PLP-dependent cysteine synthase family protein, whose product MLHNSILEVIGQTPIVRLAQFSEDLGIEVYAKLESLNPGGSHKARIALGMILDAERRGVLIRDSGQTIIEPSGGNTGIGLVMAGNVLGYKVVLVIPDNYSPEKQKLLRLYGAKVVLSDSRLGNNSHGEKCMELQLENPSYVMLNQQRNGANPQTHRDTTAPEILRAFGERRADYFVSGIGTGGHITGIGETLKAAWPGLRVMGVEPEECDLLKNQHAPHHIQGLSIGLIPSILNLDVIDGMLKVSRQDCIDMMKRIMRTDAISLGLSSAANMVAVAQLAPELPPETVVLTMVYDNADSYLPSFE is encoded by the coding sequence ATGTTGCACAACTCCATTCTCGAGGTGATCGGCCAAACACCGATCGTACGCCTGGCGCAGTTCTCCGAAGACCTCGGCATCGAGGTCTACGCCAAGCTCGAATCCCTCAACCCGGGTGGCAGCCACAAGGCGCGCATCGCCCTGGGCATGATCCTCGACGCCGAACGCCGGGGCGTGCTGATCCGTGACTCCGGGCAAACCATCATCGAGCCCAGCGGCGGCAATACCGGTATCGGCCTGGTGATGGCTGGCAATGTGCTGGGCTACAAGGTGGTGCTGGTGATCCCCGACAACTACAGCCCCGAAAAACAGAAGCTGCTGCGCCTGTACGGGGCCAAGGTGGTGCTGTCGGACAGCCGCCTGGGCAACAACTCCCACGGCGAAAAGTGCATGGAATTGCAGCTGGAAAACCCCAGCTACGTGATGCTCAACCAGCAACGCAACGGCGCCAACCCACAGACCCATCGTGACACCACCGCACCGGAGATCCTGCGTGCGTTCGGCGAGCGTCGCGCCGACTACTTTGTCAGCGGCATCGGCACCGGCGGGCATATCACCGGCATTGGCGAAACCCTGAAAGCCGCCTGGCCGGGCCTGCGCGTCATGGGGGTGGAGCCGGAAGAATGCGACCTGCTGAAAAACCAGCATGCGCCGCACCATATCCAGGGCCTGTCGATCGGCCTGATCCCGAGCATCCTCAACCTGGACGTGATCGACGGCATGCTCAAGGTCTCGCGCCAGGACTGCATCGACATGATGAAACGCATCATGCGCACCGACGCCATCAGCCTGGGCTTGTCCTCGGCCGCCAACATGGTGGCCGTCGCCCAACTCGCCCCGGAACTGCCGCCCGAAACGGTGGTGCTGACCATGGTCTACGACAATGCCGACAGCTACCTGCCCAGTTTCGAATAA
- the ppsR gene encoding posphoenolpyruvate synthetase regulatory kinase/phosphorylase PpsR produces MKRSAFFISDGTGITAETLGQSLLAQFENITFAKFTRPYIDSVDKARAMVQQINLAAEKDGFRPIIFDTIVNQDIREILATSNGFMIDIFSTFLAPLEQELSEHSSYSVGKSHSIGHNSNYMERIEAVNFALDNDDGARTHYYDKADLILVGVSRCGKTPTCLYMAMQFGIRAANYPLTEDDMEHLTLPAALRAHSHKLFGLTIDPDRLTAIRNERKPNSRYSSYAQCEFEVREVENLFRRENIAHINSTHFSVEEISAKILVEKGVERRFK; encoded by the coding sequence ATGAAACGATCTGCTTTCTTTATCTCCGACGGCACCGGCATCACAGCCGAAACTCTGGGTCAAAGCCTGCTCGCGCAGTTCGAAAACATTACCTTCGCCAAATTCACGCGGCCCTACATCGACAGCGTGGATAAAGCGCGGGCCATGGTACAACAAATCAATCTGGCGGCTGAAAAAGACGGGTTCCGCCCGATCATTTTCGACACCATCGTCAATCAAGACATCCGTGAGATTCTCGCAACGTCGAATGGTTTCATGATCGATATTTTCTCGACCTTCCTGGCGCCATTGGAGCAGGAGTTGAGTGAACACTCCTCCTATTCGGTCGGAAAGTCCCATTCCATTGGGCACAACTCCAACTATATGGAGCGTATCGAGGCGGTGAACTTCGCCCTCGACAACGATGACGGCGCCCGCACCCACTACTACGACAAGGCCGACCTGATCCTGGTAGGCGTGTCGCGCTGCGGCAAAACGCCCACCTGCCTGTACATGGCCATGCAGTTCGGGATTCGCGCGGCCAATTACCCGCTGACCGAAGACGACATGGAGCACCTGACGCTGCCGGCGGCCCTGCGCGCGCATTCGCACAAGCTGTTCGGGCTGACCATCGATCCGGACCGCCTCACCGCGATCCGCAATGAGCGCAAGCCTAATAGCCGCTATTCGAGCTATGCCCAGTGTGAGTTTGAAGTGCGCGAAGTAGAAAATCTGTTCCGCCGGGAGAATATTGCGCACATCAATTCCACGCATTTTTCGGTGGAAGAGATTTCGGCGAAGATTCTGGTGGAGAAAGGCGTGGAGCGCAGGTTCAAGTAA